Proteins encoded together in one Diceros bicornis minor isolate mBicDic1 chromosome 18, mDicBic1.mat.cur, whole genome shotgun sequence window:
- the TMC6 gene encoding transmembrane channel-like protein 6 isoform X3: protein MTGTPAPRSVSSPPLLCPHLRLFPHLPAEPALPAGARRRRAGTEAQTIVPGSSSWGTGEPLVGAQGPSSPAPSRSQEPSPYDESEVHHSFHQLIQEQSQWAAEEGLELQQRVPEADTLGASGSGHQAFLGPEGVPDYSTATLRILASMPSRTIGRSRGAILSQYYNRTVRLRRRSSRPQLRGVGRSARPSLRLYDLELDPMAFQEEEKRILLVKELQGLTVAQRDHMLRGMPLSLAEKRSLREDSWIQKGKQRGPQGRRGLFSCCSRLRYACVLALHNLGLVLLSGLQALTPWRYALKQIGGQFGSSVLSYFLFLKTLLAFNALLLLPLLAFIVGVQAAFPPAPSGSVPAFTGLELLTGGGSFSHTVMYYGYYSNATLNQPCSPPLDGGQCTPEAGGLPYNMPLAYLFTMGVAFFITCITLVYSMSHSFGESYRVGSTSGVHAITVFCSWDYKVTQKWPSRLQQDNIRTQLKELLAEWQLQQGPQSVWGRLRQVAVLGLVWLLCLGTTLGCTMAVYAFSELMIKSPVSAEREWELLALPLVVCLLNLGAPYLYRCLAALERHDSPMLEVYVAICRNLILKMVILAILCYHWLGRRVGALKDQCWENFVGQELYRLMVMDFIFMLLDTLFGELVWRLISERKLKRKGKPEFDIARNVLELIYGQTLTWLGVLFAPLLPAMQIVKLLFLFYVKKALAGFPHEYRLHLSALLPLLPGRCHLPLLRHLAGEALEHLRPLPDSEHHV, encoded by the exons ATGACAGGAACCCCAGCTCCCCGCTCCGTCTCCTCCCCTCCACTCCTCTGCCCCCACCTccggctgtttcctcatctcccCGCTGAGCCGGCACTTCCTGCGGGTGCGCGGCGCAGGCGGGCAG GTACTGAAGCCCAGACCATAGTTCCTGGCAGCTCTTCCTGGGGGACAGGTGAGCCACTCGTGGGCGCGCAGGGCCCCTCCTCTCCGGCACCTTCCAG GAGCCAGGAGCCCAGCCCCTATGATGAGAGCGAAGTGCACCACTCCTTCCACCAGCTCATTCAGGAGCAGAGCCAGTGGGCGGCTGAGGAGGGCCTGGAGCTACAGCAGAGGGTGCCGGAGGCTGACACCCTGGGGGCCTCAG GCAGTGGCCACCAGGCCTTCCTGGGGCCCGAGGGTGTCCCTGACTACAGCACGGCCACACTCCGCATCTTGGCCAGCATGCCCAGTCGCACCATTG GCCGCAGCCGTGGTGCCATCCTGTCCCAGTACTACAACCGCACGGTGAGGCTGCGGCGCAGGAGCAGCCGGCCCCAGCTCAGGGGCGTGGGGCGCTCGGCCCGGCCCAGCCTCCGCCTGTACGACCTGGAGCTGGACCCCATGGCCTTCCAGGAGGAGG AGAAGCGGATCCTCCTGGTGAAGGAGCTTCAGGGCCTGACCGTGGCCCAGCGGGACCACATGCTCCGGGGCATGCCTTTGAGCCTGGCCGAGAAACGCTCCCTGCG AGAGGACAGCTGGATCCAGAAGGGGAAGCAGAGGGGCCCACAGGGCCGTCGTGGGCTCTTCTCCTGTTGCAGCCGGCTCCGCTACGCCTGTGTCCTG GCCTTGCACAACCTGGGGCTCGTGCTGCTCTCAGGGCTGCAGGCCCTGACGCCGTGGCGCTACGCCCTGAAGCAGATCGGCGGCCAGTTCGGCTCTAGCGTGCTCTCCTACTTCCTCTTCCTCAAGACCCTGCTGGCCTTCAACGCCCTCCTGCTGCTGCCGTTGCTGGCCTTCATTGTGGGCGTGCAGGCTGCCTTCCCGCCGGCCCCCTCGGGCTCCGTGCCCGCCTTCACAGGCCTGGAGCTCCTCACAGGCGGG GGCAGCTTCTCCCACACCGTCATGTACTACGGCTACTACAGTAATGCGACGCTGAACCAGCCGTGTTCCCCCCCACTGGATGGCGGCCAGTGCACCCCTGAGGCAGGTGGCCTGCCCTACAACATGCCCCTGGCTTACCTCTTCACCATGGGCGTGGCCTTCTTTATCACCTGCATCACCCTGGTGTACAG CATGTCTCACTCTTTTGGGGAGAGCTACCGGGTGGGCAGCACCTCGGGGGTCCATGCCATCACCGTTTTCTGCTCCTGGGACTACAAGGTGACTCAGAAgtggccctcccgcctccagcaGGACAACATCCGAACCCAGCTGAAG GAGCTGCTGGCCGAGTGGCAGCTGCAGCAGGGTCCCCAGAGCGTGTGGGGGCGGCTGCGGCAGGTGGCCGTGCTGGGGCTTGTGTGGCTTCTGTGCCTGGGGACCACGCTGGGCTGCACCATGGCCGTCTACGCCTTCTCTGAGCTCATGATCAAG AGCCCAGTGTCTGCTGAGCGGGAGTGGGAGCTGCTAGCCCTGCCCCTGGTGGTCTGCCTCCTCAACCTGGGGGCCCCCTACCTGTACCGTTGCCTGGCTGCCCTGGAGCGGCACGACTCCCCGATGCTGGAGGTATACGTGGCCATCTGCAG GAACCTCATCCTAAAGATGGTCATCCTGGCGATTCTTTGCTACCACTGGCTGGGCCGCAGGGTGGGCGCCCTGAAGGACCAG TGCTGGGAGAACTTCGTGGGTCAGGAGCTGTACCGGCTCATGGTGATGGACTTCATCTTCATGCTGCTGGACACGCTTTTCGGGGAGCTGGTGTGGAG gctcatCTCTGAGAGGAAGCTTAAGAGGAAGGGGAAGCCAGAGTTCGACATTGCCCGGAATGTTCTGGAGCTGATTTACGGGCAGACCCTGACCTG GCTGGGGGTCCTGTTCgcgcccctcctccctgccatgCAGATCGTGAAGCTGCTGTTCCTCTTCTACGTTAAGAAG GCCCTGGCTGGCTTCCCACATGAGTACCGTCTTCATCTCTCTGCTCTGCTTCCCCTCCTTCCTGGGCGCTGCCATCTTCCTCTGCTACGCCATCTGGCA GGTGAAGCCCTCGAGCATCTGCGGCCCCTTCCGGACTCTGAACACCATGTATGA